The candidate division KSB1 bacterium region GGAATCTTTTCCGATAAATATTGATAATACCAAAAAAGATTTCTCATTAAGCTCGAAATGACACATTTATTCTATGAGCAAAATTTCTATAATTTTTCAAATCTGCAGAGCTCTGCCCCCCTTGTTCGATTCGAGCATCTTTTCTTTGAATCAATAATTCAATTCATGTTCATTTACAGCCGCGTTTTCCAGCGCCTCCAAACGTTCCTTTTGCAGAAGGAATGTCGATCATAAAAATTTTGCTTGAAAATTTGTAAAGAAATGCTTATAATTGCCGTTCTCAAATTGGCCTACCAATGATAAACCAACAAGGGAAGAATGCCCATGCCAACTGAATCAGCCCAAGCAGCATTGAACCATCTTCGGGATGGGAGCACTTTTCAATGGTATGTCATCCCACTCTTGGCCTTTGTGGTCTATGTGTATGCATCAGAGATCGAGAAGAAGAACTGGAGCATGGTGTTTGCTGGACTTGCCTATTGGGGACTAGACTGGTTCAATGAGATCTGGAACGCCTTGGTATTTCATTTTACGCAGTACGCACCAGTGTGGGGAACGCCAGGAAGATCGGCCTATACGATCCTGATCGGCTTGAACATCGAGATCTGCCTGATGTTTGCCGTGGCCGGGATCGTTTTTGCCAAACTGCTTCCGCGGGACAGACAGATCAAAGTGTTTGGCATCCCCAATCGATTGTTTATCGCCATTTCTGGTTCAGTCTTCATGGTGCTCGTAGAGGTGTTGCTGAATTCCATCGGCGTGCTCACCTGGGAATATTCTTGGTGGAATGCCGGCGCGCCTTGGCTCATCTTTTTGATCGGATATTTCTACTTTTTCGTCGTCTCATTCTGGATTTACGATATGAAAGGGCTGAATAAAAAAGCCATCGTGGTGGGAATTATTTACGCCATCAATATTGTGAGCCTTGTTGTATTTGGCGCTCTATTGAGATGGATTTAGGCAGATCTCTATATACCATTTAAAAGTGAGTCTTCCATTACGCGCATCATGCTACAACTTTGGAGTCTCAGGACTGGCGCAATGGTTGGACCGCGAGTGCCGGTTTAGCCAGGGAACTAAGTCGGCAACCTATTTGCCTGGCAAAAAGAGAGATCCTGACAGTTCAATTCCTTCTCAAGTCTTTTATGGTAAAGCGTTCTTATACGCCAATTGCCCCCTGATCGTCCGCTGGTGGCAAACCCCGTTGTGCTCTCAAGGCATCGATTTGGTTGAGCGGCTTTTCCAACTGTCGGCGGCGCGTAGCAACCAATTGCTCATATTCTTTCTGGGCTTCCGAAATTTTCTTGCCAAGGATCTCCAATCGCGAGATAAACTCGTTCCATTGTTTTTTGAAGGCGCCGAATAAAGATAGAATTTCATTGGAGGTCCGCTCCAGCGCAAAATTATCGACCGCTTGCCGGATCACCGCGAGGATCGCATACAACGTCAGCGGCGAACAGAAAACCACCCGATGCTTGAGCCCCTCGTCCAGAATCGAGCTATCTTGTTCATGAATGAAGGCATAGATCTGCTCGTTGGGGATGAATAGGAGCACATAATCCACAGTATTTTGACTTGGATCGATATAATCGCGGCTGGTGAGTTCCGAGATTTTCGCCCGGACATCTCGCAAGAAATCATTCCGATATCGAGCCTTTTCGAGCTCGTTCTCCGCCGAGAGAAACTTCATGTAATTGTCCATGGGAAATTTGACGTCCATGTTGAGCCTGAGGTTTTTGGGCAAGAGAAAAGTGAAATCTGGACGGGAACGAGAACCCTCGATAGATTTCTGTTTGAGATAATTCACATTTTCAATAAAGCCAGCCAATCGGAGCACGTCCTCAGCCATGCGTTCGCCCCATTGACCTCGTGCTCGAGAACTGGCCAATGCCTGACGCAATTGGTTGGTCGTTTGGATCAGCGCCGCAGTTTGCTCGCTGGTGTTTTTCAACTGGACGCTCAATTGACCGAATTTCTCGATGCGATCCTGCTCCAATTCCTTGATCAATTTCGCCACATTATCCAGCTCGGTCGTCATGCGGCTCAATTGCAGATCGATGAGCGCTCTCTTCTTATCGAGCTCTTTGATGCTCACTTCCCGCTCAGATTCCAACCTGGCTCTGGCCAGTTTCAGGAATTCTTCGGTGGAGCGGGACAGTGCCTCCAGCGATAGGTTTCCGAAATTGGCTTTCAAATTCTCAATGATCAGCTCGATATTTGCGCGTCGTTGCATCTCGCTTTCGCGGAACAATTCTGCCGCCAATTCTTGAGCCGTGCGCCCCTGAATTATTCTTAAAACTAATGCAGCCACCAGCGCCAGAAAAAATCCAGCGACAAAAGAAATTATCATCCAGGCCCAATTCATAAATGCATCTCGTCTCTGTTAAGTAGCCGACCCTTCTTTTGGATCGAATTCGATTTCAGGAAAAAGAAGGGCTTGCTTGCCATTTTTGCCCACTGTTGAGCACGCCCATCAACTTCAAACGAATAGATCGCGAAACGAAGTTATTGTGATCCACCGAGATTTTTGCTATACGACACACTTTATGGCGCAATCAGTTGACGGACAGGGATGCTTTCAACCATCCCAAATACCAAGCAAGAAACCCTTCGTTCTCCTTCCCTGGACCAATAGGTTTATGCGCTCAAAAAACCCTTCATTCTTAAGCTGATGCGCATTTGCGACTGCCGGACGAATCCTTCCAAAATGATTTACAAATTTTGACCTTTGAGAAATTTTAGAGATCAAATTTCAAACTTGATAATGAATGAACTTATCGACAGGAGAAAGGCACTGAGATTAATGCTCGCTATTTGCTTTCCTGGGCTGCACGTTGCAATAGCCCAAAAGCCAATCGATTGCCATTGGCGATGATCTCCTTTTCATCGACCCCCACGAGCCTGCCATGTTCGACCACAATTTTGCCATTGACGATGGTGAAATCGGCTTCATGATTGATGCCAGAGAAGATCAGAGCTGCCAACGGATCGGCCAAGGAGCCAGTGTATTCCAGTTTATTCAATTCAAAAACGGCGATATCAGCGGCTTTGCCCGCCTCCAATGAGCCGATATCGGATCGCCCCAATAATCTGGCAGAGCCTAAGGTGGCCATTTCCAGCACCTGCTCGGCAGTCATTGCATTAGGACCGGCATGGACGCGGTGCAGCAACAGCGCTTGGCGCATCTCCCCTACCATATCTGAGCTATCGTTGGAGGCAGAGCCATCTACCGCCAACCCTACTGGAATGCCCAATTTCAGCATCTCAGGAATCCGAGCGATCCCAGAACCCAATCGCATGTTAGATGCCGGGCAATGGGCAACGCCAGTTCCGGTTTCAGCCAATAATTTGAGCTCGGCATCGGTGAAATGGATCCCATGGGCATACCACACATCTGGACCCAGCCAATCCAGCTCTTCCATTAATTGAAGTGGTCGTTTGCCATAGACCTGCTGGCAATAGGCATCCTCATCGCGGGTCTCAGCCAGATGGGTATGCAATCGCACACCGTGTTGGCGTGCCAAGGCAGCCGTCTCTCGCATCAGGTGAGGAGTGACGTTGAACGGCGCGCAGGGCCCAAGATGAATCTGCCGCATCGCTAATGGCCGCGGGTCATGATATTTTTGTACCACTTCTTCGCTATGCCTCAAAATCTCGTCTTCGTCCTGCACCACGCTTTCGGGCGGCAAGCCCCCGTCCTTTCGACTCCGCGACATAGAACCACGCGTGGGACAAAAACGGATGCCAACTCTTTCAGCCGCCTCGAACTGAATCGCGGGAATGTCCATTTGTAAATGCCTCGGGTAGAGGTAATGATGATCCGTGGTAGTGGTACACCCAGTCTTTAGCAATTCACCACATCCCATCAGCGTTGAATAATAAATACAATCCTCATCGAGATATTTCCAGATCTCATAAAGCGTCACCAGCCAATCGAACAGCGGCTTGTTCTGCACCTGCGGCAGATTACGCGTGAGGGTTTGACACAAATGATGATGCGAATTCACCAGACCCGGAATCACCAACTTGGTGGAACAATCGATTACCTCAGCCTCCTTCGCCGAGATACCTTTCGCGATCTGCTCAATCCGATTTTCCACAATGAGCAGGTCATAGCCCGAAAAGCGCTGACGCTCGGCGTTCATGGTCACCAGATGAAAACAATTTTTCAACAAAATTTTTGACATAGCAATCACCGCTGCCCTTCTGCTTCCTTTTGATTAAAAACTCTAAATCGGATCGAACCGATGTCATTCCTGGGAAATTCGGAACAGTTTATAGACTGATCAGCAGATGCATGCTCGATGGTATCTTTTTGCATGATATTGGAAAGCTTTATCAATTGGATTCTTTTGATATTTTTGCAGAGAAACTGACCCATCATTCGTCTGATATTTTGATCCCCAAACACCTCGTTCGTCCTCTTTCATTTTTGCAGCAAATAGCTATATGGGAGGCGAAACTTCAGGCTGAAAGGAGGAACTGAACTTTTTCTTTGGTACTCGTTGCTCTGTTTAGTCAGTTTCTATTGTCAATTTCTCAAAACAGGCAAAATTGTCATGCCTGCGCAGGCAGGCATCTCTTTATTTTTTTCACACAAAACTTGGTGGACGATGAGATTCCTGCATTCGCAGGAATGACACTGTTCCTTTCAATTCCGAATTTTGTGATAGAAACAGCCTCGCATCTGTCTCAAGATCCTCAAAACAGGCCAAACTGTCATGCCTGCGCAGGCAGGCATCTCTTTATTTTTTTCACACAAAACTTGGTGGACGATGAGATTCCTGCATTCGCAGGAATGACACTGGTTCTTTCAATTCCGAGAAAGATCCCCGCCCATCAGCTACTGGATAGAAATGGCTTCAACCCATTTCTTCGGATTACCGAAATAGAGCTATTGATCTCTCAACCGCTGAATGGAATCGTGGAAAAATTTAGCGTAATTGTTCAGATGATGTTGCTGACAGAACACCACTAATTTCTCATATCGGGCCAGTGGATCGACCTGTAAATTCCAGCACAATTTTTTAAGGCATTCAGGACATAAATAGAGCGGCCGACGATCCGACTCCTCCCGATGGTTGCTGCCGTTCATGACGCATTCATAAGCGATGCAGTGCATCATGCCCAAGATATGCCCGATTTCATGGACTGCTGTTTTGATGGTCCGCTCCAGACAAATGGTAAATTCTTGCTCCGAAGCATCTGGATCGCCGTTGCGATAGATCGACCAAACGCCCACGCGATCGCTCAGAGACGCCTGTCCAAACACGAAATTCCATCCCATTCCAGGCCAGAGATCCACAGCAGTGAGACCCAGCAGCGCCAGCGCGTTTTTGGGCCGGTGAGGGACCAGCACCTCATCCAAAATATAAGTGGTCAGCAACTGCTCCATACCCCATTCTGGATGACGACGCCGGGCGCGTGTTGGGATTTTCTCCAATGGTAATGGCGGCAAAAGTTGGACAGGAAGATTAAAGTAGCTGCCAATATATTCCACGGCCAAATTGACCACGTTTTGTTGACCGGGTGTTAGATTTCCAATAGGCTGGACATATATCGTGTTCAGTTTTGCCGAAGGCCTGAGCGGATGACTGGCGATATATTGCTCGAATGTTTGTTCCGGCTCTTTATGAACCGCCAGCCAATCGCCTGGTTCTGGTGGACGTTTGGGTCGATGCAGTGGTCTCAATTTCTCGATTTTTTCATCCAAACTATTCATTGCGCTCTGACCCCGCAATTGCTCAGCCATGGGATGCCACACCATGATCCCAATCAACATGAGGATGAAAATCATGCATCGCATCTTTTTAGGACCTTGGAAATCCAAATCATTTTTATGTGATCGAAATAATCCAAGTGGAAGTGCCAAACCTTCGCAAAGGTTAATCCTGGGGACCGACTATTATTTATTTCATTAGAGGTGGATCGTAATTATGGTTTTTCCACCGCTGAAAGGCGAGCAAGCAGCTCCGCTTGGTCCTCACAATCGGTCACTCCGACAATTTTCTGCCCAACTTGAATGACCCCGATCAAACCCACATATGGGACACTACGGAACAGCACAAAACGATTGTTATGCTGAATTCGTCGCCATTTTTGACTCAATTCCTGCCAGATCTCAGTTTGATTGATGTTCTCATCGGGCAGGAGAACAAAATGTCGAAATTGCTTGCTATCGGCTTGATAGAAAGCGTAAAGGCAACGGTTCAGCTCGGGTAATCCGATAAATGCCTGCCGCGTGTAGCCTTCGGAATCTTGGATTCTGCCAGTCGCTGGAAGTTGACTCAGTTGCTCGGGAAATTTCGTTTCCCCAGGCAAAGCTGCGGCGAGCGCTTTCAGCAGCCCCAGCACATTCTCCGAGTTGATCTCGCCCTCGAACGCATTGATCTTCACATAATAATTCGCTTTGAACATCAGCGCCTGATAGGGCGGTGCGATATACGCCTCAGTTCCGATGGCCATCGTGGCCACATTTCTCGGCCGCTCATTTCTATAAATCCCGTAGGCGTTCAACAGCTCACCCATATCGTAGATGTCCACTGTCACCTGTAAACTATCGCTCGCCAAATCACGCGATAACAATTCCACAAAACCGTAAGCGATGAACTGATCGGCTGCACCATCGATGTACTCATAGAGATTTTCCGGGGTGTAGCTCATCACGTCGCTGATCGGTTGCCAGCCTGAGATGTCCGGAAAATCGAACGCTTGGAGCGAGCTAACGGCAAGCAAAAACATCCATGGCAATACGACCACTATTCGCATATTCTTTCCTCGATCAATTTGAATTCCATCAGATCAACTCAAACCCTAAATCAGAATTTTTTATGCGAAACTTAATAAAGCATGCGCCTGGATCAAATTGGCGGCTACTGAAACGCCATAAGGACATGCTTTGATACAAGGTGCTTCGCATCCCAAACAATGCTCTGCGGTGTTGCCCGCGAGGCTGGCATATTTGAGCATCGCCTCCTTCTCGCGGCCCTGGCATGCATAGTAATACGCATAGCGCATGATCGAGCTCACTGGCAAATGATGCGGACAGACATCCGCACAGCGCATGCAGCCATGGCGACAATATTGGCTATAATAAGCCATCTGAAAATCCTTGAGAAACTGCTTTCCCGCATCGGACAATTTGGTGCCAGAGAGCGGGACCACTTTATCAATCAATTCATAATCAGCGAATGACACGCATACCGTGTGCATCAGGGGATTTTGCAGCACCCACTGAATGCTGAATAATCGCAATTGTTCTTCGGTAGCGAGGCCATATTTTTCGATGAACGGCCGCGTCTTCTCATAGCTCTCCTGTTGCGATTTGAATTGCTCCTGCATCCGCTGGATCGCCTGTTCCCGCGTCATGCCTCTGCTCATCATTCGCTTCAGATTTTCCTCCTGTGGCTCGGTGAGATGATCTGGATCAAACGGATCGACCTTCAATACCCCAGGCGCGGTCTTCATGGCAGTGGTACCGATTTTCCTCTCCGAACATGCCTTTAAAATCCTATCTCCAGATTCTCGGTTCATAAAATTGTAGATGAACAGCATCACATCGAAGCGACCATCTTCAGCCGCGGCAAGACAGACCTGTTCCATGCTATCCCCTTCGCTTCCCCATCGCGGCCCGTGACACGATAGCCCAGTGAATCGAACCCGACCATCAGCCTTCAATTGCTGAATTGCAGCATGATAGCCGGGATGGTTTAGTTCCGCGACCCGATTTACACCGTGCATATATAATGCATCGACATAATCGGTTTTCAGCCGTTCCAAACACTGGCGCAATCGCCCGATGATCGATTCTGCGCTCTCATTGGGATTCAAATGCAATTTCGTGGTGATGAAGATTTTTTTGCGATCCATGAACTGTTGCGCATCGCCAATCGCTCGCTCCGAAGCCCCACGCGTGTATGTCTCACCGGTATCGAAATAATTAATACCCTTCTCGTACGCATAGCGAACCACATTGGCCTCGGTCGATCTCGTGCCCCCCATGGCAATATCGGAGACTTTGAACCCAGTTCTCCCCAATATACGATATTGGACGATCTTCTTGGACTCTTCTTGTTGGCCAGAAACCCATGGGCTCGACGGATGCAATCCCAAGCCCGTACCAGCAACGATCGCCCCGCCAAATTTGAAGAAATGTCTTCGCGAAATCTTTTGATGAAAATTTTGTCTCGATCGAGTTTTCGCCATAGCCCACTCCTGCATTTTAGAATTTTCATTTCATCTTTGAACGCATCCATAGACTCAAATAATCTCAGCGTCCTCATCGCGTGTTAGTTACTATACCAGACAGATAGCTTACGAATTGGTTCGGAACTTGAGGTGGATTAACCAGCTCCGCCCGAGGCGCCTCCAGCTCCAGCTCCCCCACCAGCAGCAGCACCGCCACCGACGCCCGCGGCACTGCTCATGGTAGCGCTCATGGCCGAAATCATCGTGCTTACTGCTGTGGCAAAACTCCCAGGAGAACCATGACTCGCTGCTGCCGCATACCAGGCGAAATAGCCGCCGCTTTGCCCAGAAGGAACCGCCGAGAGCATCTCTTGCAATGCCTTCTTCCCTATTCCCAGGGCAATGCCATATACCACATATTGCTCCAGAGAACCCAGCATCTGCGCCAAGTCCATCTTGAAATGATAGCGCGATAAATAACTCTTCAACTCATCCAATTTTGTCCTGAGCTGTTTCACCTCTGGGGTGTAGCGAAGCACCGCAAACGAAAGCGGTATTAGCAAAATCCCAGTGATTGTCGCGATAGCACCAGGGACGCCGAACAGAGCCGCAATGACAATTCCGGCTGCAAGAATGCCCAGCGCGATCAGCGCCGCCAAAACTGTGGCCTTGACGCTGGCGCGGTCGTACAGCGGCCAATCACCCCATGCCTGTTTGATCACCCCTTTCCAGGGGGCGAACCAGCGCATGACCTTGCCCCGAGCATCCCGAATCGCAGCGAAATCGATCTGATGGGCCCCGCCAGCCAGCTCCTCGAACAGGAATTCCACCATGTCTCGTTCATGCGCTGCAAGCTCGTCCCGATGCTGATCGAAAAATTCCTGGTTCAAATGCACCCGATAATTGATCCGCTGAGCCTTGCCAAATAGCGATTGCTTTGGCTGGACGAACTCCTCCAAGCTCAAGAAACCGCGACGCGCCAGGTCCAATAAGGTGGCAACCATGGCGCCAGAGTTGATCTGGCCGCTGTAGTAAACGTAGCTGGCAACCGCTGGTGGAAGATCTCTGGGAATTTCGGATGAATACCTGCCTGAACGCCGAACCGCATACGGCCTTCCAGAGCGATGATAGATCGCCACCAGCGCCAACACGCCCGCCAGCGCCAGGATGATACTGAGCTCCATCGCCTGGCCTTGATATTTGGCTCGAAATGCCGCTCGCTGCTGCTGTTTCGCTCGCAAGGCATTCGCTTGCTCGGCCAGCAATCGTTCTTCTGCCATGATCCGCTCGCGCGCTCGTGCTTCGGTGCGCTTCTCCGCTGCTGGCACCCACTCGCGCGGAAATATGCATCGAACCTCCCAATAGGTCCCCGCTGGCAGTGGCATTGCCCAAAGACGTATCTCCCCATTTTCAAAGACCAATTGCCCATGCAGCGGCCCATGGGCCCATGCACGGACTTGACTGGTATCCGCTGGCTCTGGTAATTTCGCGGTCACTTCCACTGCACCGATGCTTTGCTCATTTCGTTCCGAAACAAATTTATAGTAGAACTCCGCCACATCATCATATACCGTCACTGCATCCGTCACCCGATAGCTAAGCCGAAACGTCCGTTTTTCATCTTTAGCCCGATAAAACCATTTTACATAGAATCGCTCGTTATCCTGCGAGATCTGGTAGCTCCCTGGTGATTGATCCGCGGCTGGAAGATAGCGTTCCTGGTTTTCGCTCAGCTCGAAATCCGTGACTCGTCCCAATTTTTTCAGCGGCAACGAATAATCCGCCCACCGAAAGCTCCCCCAGAACCGATAGCTGCGGTCTTCAACGATCCGGAGGCT contains the following coding sequences:
- the rmuC gene encoding DNA recombination protein RmuC translates to MIISFVAGFFLALVAALVLRIIQGRTAQELAAELFRESEMQRRANIELIIENLKANFGNLSLEALSRSTEEFLKLARARLESEREVSIKELDKKRALIDLQLSRMTTELDNVAKLIKELEQDRIEKFGQLSVQLKNTSEQTAALIQTTNQLRQALASSRARGQWGERMAEDVLRLAGFIENVNYLKQKSIEGSRSRPDFTFLLPKNLRLNMDVKFPMDNYMKFLSAENELEKARYRNDFLRDVRAKISELTSRDYIDPSQNTVDYVLLFIPNEQIYAFIHEQDSSILDEGLKHRVVFCSPLTLYAILAVIRQAVDNFALERTSNEILSLFGAFKKQWNEFISRLEILGKKISEAQKEYEQLVATRRRQLEKPLNQIDALRAQRGLPPADDQGAIGV
- a CDS encoding 8-oxoguanine deaminase; translated protein: MSKILLKNCFHLVTMNAERQRFSGYDLLIVENRIEQIAKGISAKEAEVIDCSTKLVIPGLVNSHHHLCQTLTRNLPQVQNKPLFDWLVTLYEIWKYLDEDCIYYSTLMGCGELLKTGCTTTTDHHYLYPRHLQMDIPAIQFEAAERVGIRFCPTRGSMSRSRKDGGLPPESVVQDEDEILRHSEEVVQKYHDPRPLAMRQIHLGPCAPFNVTPHLMRETAALARQHGVRLHTHLAETRDEDAYCQQVYGKRPLQLMEELDWLGPDVWYAHGIHFTDAELKLLAETGTGVAHCPASNMRLGSGIARIPEMLKLGIPVGLAVDGSASNDSSDMVGEMRQALLLHRVHAGPNAMTAEQVLEMATLGSARLLGRSDIGSLEAGKAADIAVFELNKLEYTGSLADPLAALIFSGINHEADFTIVNGKIVVEHGRLVGVDEKEIIANGNRLAFGLLQRAAQESK
- a CDS encoding archaemetzincin, with the translated sequence MIFILMLIGIMVWHPMAEQLRGQSAMNSLDEKIEKLRPLHRPKRPPEPGDWLAVHKEPEQTFEQYIASHPLRPSAKLNTIYVQPIGNLTPGQQNVVNLAVEYIGSYFNLPVQLLPPLPLEKIPTRARRRHPEWGMEQLLTTYILDEVLVPHRPKNALALLGLTAVDLWPGMGWNFVFGQASLSDRVGVWSIYRNGDPDASEQEFTICLERTIKTAVHEIGHILGMMHCIAYECVMNGSNHREESDRRPLYLCPECLKKLCWNLQVDPLARYEKLVVFCQQHHLNNYAKFFHDSIQRLRDQ
- a CDS encoding aldo/keto reductase, which codes for MAKTRSRQNFHQKISRRHFFKFGGAIVAGTGLGLHPSSPWVSGQQEESKKIVQYRILGRTGFKVSDIAMGGTRSTEANVVRYAYEKGINYFDTGETYTRGASERAIGDAQQFMDRKKIFITTKLHLNPNESAESIIGRLRQCLERLKTDYVDALYMHGVNRVAELNHPGYHAAIQQLKADGRVRFTGLSCHGPRWGSEGDSMEQVCLAAAEDGRFDVMLFIYNFMNRESGDRILKACSERKIGTTAMKTAPGVLKVDPFDPDHLTEPQEENLKRMMSRGMTREQAIQRMQEQFKSQQESYEKTRPFIEKYGLATEEQLRLFSIQWVLQNPLMHTVCVSFADYELIDKVVPLSGTKLSDAGKQFLKDFQMAYYSQYCRHGCMRCADVCPHHLPVSSIMRYAYYYACQGREKEAMLKYASLAGNTAEHCLGCEAPCIKACPYGVSVAANLIQAHALLSFA
- a CDS encoding DUF2207 domain-containing protein yields the protein MKAFFRFIALFLIGTVAIGVAEISAKGKRYSIDQIRIQAEVLADGSLRIVEDRSYRFWGSFRWADYSLPLKKLGRVTDFELSENQERYLPAADQSPGSYQISQDNERFYVKWFYRAKDEKRTFRLSYRVTDAVTVYDDVAEFYYKFVSERNEQSIGAVEVTAKLPEPADTSQVRAWAHGPLHGQLVFENGEIRLWAMPLPAGTYWEVRCIFPREWVPAAEKRTEARARERIMAEERLLAEQANALRAKQQQRAAFRAKYQGQAMELSIILALAGVLALVAIYHRSGRPYAVRRSGRYSSEIPRDLPPAVASYVYYSGQINSGAMVATLLDLARRGFLSLEEFVQPKQSLFGKAQRINYRVHLNQEFFDQHRDELAAHERDMVEFLFEELAGGAHQIDFAAIRDARGKVMRWFAPWKGVIKQAWGDWPLYDRASVKATVLAALIALGILAAGIVIAALFGVPGAIATITGILLIPLSFAVLRYTPEVKQLRTKLDELKSYLSRYHFKMDLAQMLGSLEQYVVYGIALGIGKKALQEMLSAVPSGQSGGYFAWYAAAASHGSPGSFATAVSTMISAMSATMSSAAGVGGGAAAGGGAGAGGASGGAG